The DNA region aagtccaaaccaaaaccaactcagcactaatgctaacaaaagaaattcaatttaccattaggaatgacaataatgttggatatctattctttagttttgcataattgatttagagagtgaaaatacataacttaagttttttttctctgtcatgtaattaatacttatttgtcgtacttattttagcatgacttaatatttttagattatggtcattttctttatggcttgttaatgttaattagcaatatttattttaactgattttattagcttttgttaaatattttaatacaatgtcatcactcttctcacattttgtgttattttcttaagaaacaccttaattatatagttgaaccttactaggactaaagaaatatttgaagtaaaagttatatgttttgtatcaagactattccgaaaaaaaacccgaaaaacccgagaaaccccgaggttgaaaaacccgaattttattggtttggtttggtgtataaatttaaaaacccgacgcaattggtttggtttggtgtttaaaaaatccgaaccaacccggtccatgtacacccctagtagTAATAATAGGATAATAGTACTAATTTATGTTGAGTAATTTAGGTTAGGTCTAAGAAGTATGTTTCATGAGAAATAGGATTATAAATTATTAGGGGTATAAAAGTAGTTCAATATTTGTAAGATATTTTGGTcaatcaacatttatattcatgcttttaaaataatactaGTCTCTAGGAACATGCCTCGCATGTTATTTCCTGTCAACCATAACAAATGTTAGGTAATGTTATTTGAAATTATATGGagtattatttattttatgagtaCAGAAATAATATCTAATCGTATCCACGTAATACTTCATTACTTCTCATTAAGATATTGttttttggtacatatcctttATATTTTTACCTATgtggaaaaatatatatatattttttttaaaaaggcagTCCGGTTTACAAACATCCAGCTTTAACATGGTCCGGGGAATATGTTAGGACTAAAATTATCCAACTTAATTGAGAAATAGTAATAATAATTTAGAAGAAAAATGCAACCCGACATTCAATAAAGAAGGAAGTACTGGAATCCTTTACTACTTACTCGGGACGTAATTTGGTGTTTTTCATTGATATGCTCGTCTAGCTTGTATTTGTACTCACCCCATAAATAGTACTTAGATTTCCCTTAACTATGATATTTAATAAGAATTCTAAAGCATATAAATAATATGAATTGAATCCTAATGGAAATTAACTTCAGTAAAAGAATATAAGCCCAGGTAGGTATCCAGAATACAATTGTCTCTTTTGAAGAAGTACTTTAATTATTCAAGAGACGTGATTAGAATTTCAAATGAATTTGAAGTCCTAGTATAttacaaaaaaattaatattacAATATTATCCTATATAAAATTATCTTTTAGATAAAATTTCAACTTAAAAGGGtgtaaaagtcgttcaatatgtGAAGGATAtattggtcaaccaacatttatattcatgcttttaaaatagtataaatatagatagatagataaatAGATTAGGTAGATCGATTGATCTCTTCATTTGAAATTCACTGCTTAAAAGACTCTAGAATATTCTTCTTTATATAGTAAAAATTGTCTACCGCTATATTATTTACGTGTTGTTTCATGTTAATAGCTCATTAGGTAGTATCTTTTTATATACTTTATTTAAGTAtcatttatttttcctttttaatcttAAGAAAAATGATCAAAAAGGAAAATGTAACGCTTCATGCGTAAAAATGATACGGTCGAAAAATTATCTTTTGTGACACAAATTTCGTATTAAAATATTTTGGGATAAACGACAACGCACGTTCCCACAACTAATATATATCAATAACACTTAGCTTTTCTACAACATTTAGAATTGCAGAAGTCGAGTTAAAATCGAGCGGCATAGCTATTAGCTAACCAAATGAAAAGACATCATTAAAGAAAAATAACACAATAAATCATGTTGTTTCACTTATCTAACTTTTTATTCTTTACTTTGCACATGTAGTAGTACGTCATATTTCGAAAAAAATGCATCACAACATGGAAATTTTTTCTATAAGAACTTAATGTATTACCAAAATTGCAGATTCTACAAACAATAAGTGTCCAGAAAATTAGAAGTAAACATGACATAAATGTTCATTGTACAATTTTACTTGAGAGCAGGTCCACCTAGGTTCTTCTTAAGCATCCTCCTCCTCCTCATCTTCATCGTCCTCttgttcttcttcatcatcatcatctttgtGAATAGCCAAATATGGATTTTTCTCAATTGGCTGAAAATTGTAGAATATGAACATATAGAACATGAAGCTTGCACCTTCAGCAGCAACAACATTAACCCATTCATTCATGTAAGTCACTACACTTTCAATCATAGCAATCCCAAACCTAGTGAAATACAAGTACATAATCAAGACAACATAAAAGTGCCTAAAAAGTGTTAACTTCTTGAGATTTTCAGCTGCTTTTCCATCATTCTTGGATGCCTTTCTAAGGCTTTTAATGGACCATAAAATTGGGACAAGTACAATGCAACAACACATAACATCTATCAACAAGAACATCTCATTCCATACTAACCAATGCTTCTCAACAGGCCCGCCTTCAGTTATCACAATCGAAGCTATATTTTCGAACACTTGTAAGGGGATTACGAACATCAAAACCTTTTTTTCGCGGTCGTGGAGGAAAGGTTTCAAGAAAGACCAACCAGTTCCAATAAGGACAATGACAGTGAAGAGAGTTACACCTTTCAAGAATCCAAAAATATAAAATGCCACATCCCAACCGTGGGGCTTCCCTGTATTTCTAATGTACATTTTGTCTTCTGAAGCACATATCATCTTCAAAGCCTTGAAAACTAGCAACATAGCCATGATCAAATGGATATTGTGAACAATTTTCCTCTGTTTAAAGCAAATGAATCCCCATATGCCCAAAAACGCAAAATATACAATGAACAAAATGAAATAGAATTTAGGCAATGGAGTCTGACCAGCTGGAAGAAAATCTTTCTCCCCATTATTATTCACATTGTACATTTCAGTATGTACATTCATTGTCACAAGAAATTCCTTTTGGcaattaccaaatatcaaatTATACTCATCAGGCTCGTCGATCGTGGTTGATGTGCTGAAGGATGAATCAGGGCCAAGCTTGTCAAATCTGAAGACAAGATTTACATACTTACTAGATAAAACACAAAAGTTCTCTGTGTACATGGACTCGTTCAAGAGTCGTGGGAACGATACATCTCTAACGAGGCAAAATCCCATGGAAGAAGGATAAAGCTTTGCAGCTGGttcatttgatctccaagaaACATGGTCTAGAGAAATGGTTACATGCCCATCAGGGGCAAAACCAAATCTCTCTATCAATATTATTTGCCTAGAATCATCAACAATATGTGTATTCTTGATTTCACATGCTGAAAACTTAAAGCTTGATATTATGAACAATACTTGTAGGAGCTTTAAACATCTAAGATAGTTGAGATCTTCCATTTGGTTTTGATATCTATTGTTGTTACTTAGAAATTCTTATAGCATGCTAGCACTAAGATATTTATTGCATAATAGAGGGTAAGATGATAGAGAAATTGTTTTAGTTCTCTCTTTTAAGTACAGATGTTTGGATTTGTAAAATTGAAACGGTGACAAATGACAATGTAAAGCAGGTGTATTCTCGTATGATCTAATTGAAGGAGCACAAATGCACCATTTTTAATGACTTGACTAATCACACTTACTACTGTCTTTTAGCAAAATTTTCAGCATTACCACGAATGAAGTTAGTATAGAATTTCAAATTTAATAGATCCGAATCAATAGGGCCTGATTCGACTCCTTATTTAGAGAAAATAAATGAAAGGTAGTTAAAGGAATTTTCTAAATAAGAACTACTGCTACATTTCATTTTAAGAGTAAATTTCATTTAACCTCCTCAATCTTTTAAGTTTGGAATACAATATTCTTTCACCCTTTTGAATGCATGAATAAAGAAACCCCTAAAACTCAGAATTGTCTCAAAATGAGATAGTCGGCGTCCAAGttttcaatgttcaaattgcaATGACCCAACCGATCGTTTTGAATTttagaaccttttttttttatttgagacTTTTCGTAGGTTCATTTGATAATTTTATGACTTGTAAGTATGGATGCACGGTCCAAAGGGACTCGGGGACATTTTGGAGCACATAAACTTTAATTAGTGGCCTTAAATTCATGGAGTTGATCACAGNNNNNNNNNNNNNNNNNNNNNNNNNNNNNNNNNNNNNNNNNNNNNNNNNNNNNNNNNNNNNNNNNNNNNNNNNNNNNNNNNNNNNNNNNNNNNNNNNNNNNNNNNNNNNNNNNNNNNNNNNNNNNNNNNNNNNNNNNNNNNNNNNNNNNNNNNNNNNNNNNNNNNNNNNNNNNNNNNNNNNNNNNNNNNNNNNNNNNNNNNNNNNNNNNNNNNNNNNNNNNNNNNNNNNNNNNNNNNNNNNNNNNNNNNNNNNNNNNNNNNNNNNNNNNNNNNTATTTTGATTTCTCGAACCGAGAGATCCATGAATCGGGATCCTGATGCATATAGATACAAATGGTCCAATGGGTCATTTCAATCTTTTTCTTCCAATTCTAAGAAAGAAAAATCCCGAAAAATCCGTCAATAAATTACGAACTCCATTATACAGATGATAGGACAGGGCTAAGGCAGTAATCTCGATGGAGATTAGGATGAGCTTTGATGAATAAAAGAAGAATTGGTAGAAATTCTCATAGGTGAAGTCAAAAGTTCGAGTAAACGAGCTTGGATTCATGATTTAAAGGTTGCGTAGGTCCGTATGATGAATTTAAAATTCTCTGTAAAGTTTAGTTGGAAGTCGATATGTTTGGTTGGGTTTTTGCAACAGGTGGCTATTTAGTGGTTTTTGGCATCACCCGTCTCCAAATGAGAATTCGTTTGTCGGAAGAAGTTTGTAAAGATGTTTAACCATGCTCTGCAATTTCGATTAAATTTTGATGAGTTTCGTACGGGTATTGGACGTGTTTGGTGTTTTAGCATTGTTCTAAACAAAAATGCATAACGACTCAAAGGTCAGTTTTTAGTTCTAGAGATCAGAATTTAATTTTGAGACTTCCAGGGGTTTGAGAATAATTTATAGGATAGATCTAAAATGTTTGGTGTAATTTCGACAAATCTCGCACGGATTTTTATCtcaaaaaacataaaaaataaatcttTAACGAGCAAAAAtgatacttcctccgtcccaaaaagattgtcttatttccttattagtgtgtcccaaaaagattgatacatttttatatttagaaacaatttaactttatgagatgatttatagccacataaatatctaagactagttttggaccacacatatcaaaagtctttctttatttcttaaatttagtgccaagtcaaactaagacagtCTTCGGGAGGGAGGGAGTATCATATTGAGCGAACGAGCTAAGAATCATGGTTCAAAGATTTCGATAGATTTGTAAGGTGATTTTGTATAATATTAGAAATGTTATGTAGAAGGATGTATTATGTGCATATAAAAAGAATTTGATACAAAggtaaataaagaagaaaaacatAAAGAAATAAATGATCCTACCACAAATTTAAGAATAATGACATTAGAAATAAGAGTAAATGAATTAGAAAAAAAGACTACAtaaattagaaaaagaaaaacaaaaagaagaatgTGACGAAACTGAAGAAATAATTCCAACTAACACAAGACCAATAATTAGATCTCTTAAACCAATATCAGAAGACTATCAAGAAGAATTAATGAGTGTAGAAGATTATGAGGcactagtatgtaatgaagataagaAATTAGGAATAATAAAGATACTTGCAAGAATAAAAATAGACGACTATGAAATAGAAACActagcattagtagattcgggatgtacaaagtgcataataaataaaagagtaGTTCCACCAAATTTAATAAACTTTTTAGAAAAACTAGTTGCAGctatgcaaatggatggaacacatAATATATATAGGCATTATGTTCATAAAGCATATATCGGCTTtgtaaatacatgttcagaaatTTACAAGCCTAGTTAGAAGatggataaaatatgggtaagagatctaaatataaatgtagactttgtcataggattagattttatgttacataataatggtagctgtatgattacaagagatggagtgattttcttaaaaaatatcacTCATACACCACTACAAACTATCAAAGCTGAAACTAGAATAAGACATAAGAAAATTCAGACCGCAGACCATgtaaacctgcaaaagaaaaaagataattgATGTAAAAATTGTGAAGGcaataatacatgttgtaaatAAAAAACAGAACCAAAGAATTTAATTCTACAAGAAAATGAAGATGTATTAGAAAAAAGGCTATACTTTGATAGATGTAGAAACAGAGTTATacaattttaaaacaggaatagaaagaataggagCAATGAAAAACCAAAAAtatttagataatataataaaaatattagATAAGATAGAAATAATAGGACAAAAACCTCTAAAACATTGGGAAAATAATAAGATTGTATGTAGatttgtaacgacccatttcgtCGTTACTTTGAAATTTGAGAAAACCTGCAACTTCGGCTCTTTAAAATTTCTTCGACTCAGTCATACTTTTGGAAATTTCTAACTTGATTAAACCCATCGTGCGCATCGCGTGAGAGTACTGAAATTTGGGCCACCAGCTAGTGGAACCGTCGCAACGGCTAGTATGCCGCTACAACATCAGCGTTGTAGCGTTGTGCTTACCGCCGAAGCGGTAAAGTTGATTGGCCAAGGTACTGCCACAGCGGTTGATATATAGCCCTAGCGATGCCGCCGAGGCAGTTCTCAAACCGCTACAGCGGTTACGTTCAGTGATTTTCCCTATTTAAGAGTTCATTTCGGGATTTGACTCCATTTTATCAAAACCCTAAAGTCCAACCACCCCTCAAGCCTTTTTGGGAGCTTAAATTCATATCTGCTTGGGGATTGTAACCTTCCTAACTCCTTCTAATCCCTTCTTTCACATAGTAAATTATTCCTAAGGTCTTTACCTGGAGAGCTAACAAAATGGGTATCACCAATTCTTAGACTTGGAAGGATAAATGGTTCGCATGttcttaatatggattttattgatTTAATCTCTCATGTTCATCACCGTAGAATGGTTGCTAACTTAGATTCTCATCTTCTTCCTAAAATTGTAAATGGGTTTCTTCCATGAATCTTAGAAATGGTTTTCTTGTGAATAGAGTTAAAAATGGTGACTTTACCATGCTAGTGGCTTAAATGATTGTCTTATTCATGAATGTAGGTTAAGAAATCACTTAGCTCTTATTATGATGAGAAGAGAGTTCATTTAGTGATAAAAGCCTAGAAAATCTAGAGATGTTCTAAATCCCCAACTTTCCTTATCAATCCGAATCTCTTATAAATGCTCTAATGGTGAGTCCTATATTTATGTCTCGTGATTGTATCAAGTTCTTTCGGGCGGATTACGACACAATGAACAATTGAAGATCtacggatgttcgtggcacccgctcggcctcgAGATAGGTTACtgcttccctttcggtagactccggttaaaTTTACGTATTCATGTACTACAgggaaacggagaatgcatgtataggattttggagttgggatggattcttaggatggtactgttgtgtgattgtgtgttcgggcttgtggcctataGACTTCTTAGGTTCGTGTGCTGGTTTTTCCTTGAGTATTGGTGGGCTTTATGTGACTTGGAAGATTAGTTGTGCAGTACTTGGCTTATTATGTCCCTTTGATGAGGAGTTCCCATATGATGCGCATAATTTTTTCTATGCTATTAATAGTGAATCTTAATTGGTAACGACACGGTAAAATGTACCAAGGATCGCGAATTGATTCTAGACTGTATATTAGTGATGTCTTGTAAGTAGAAAGTGAAATTATCATGTATTAATGTGGATAGGTAGTAAAAAGAGCATGGAAATATTGTTAGGTGACTTGTCCGTGTTGATTatcggagactattgatatatcttgttcatgatattgtggtatcttacttgttgattcttgatatgaggatagtattctatattTAGCCTttccatgcttggtacttgtgttATTGATCTGATCATTAATGCTGACTCATATATTGCACGCATTTTTATCCTTCATGGCATTctgttgatacattgataatacttgaggaaacattgtgatgagctgggctcggtttggatgagagtgacgtgaggtccGATATCCAATCGTTGTTCCGAAATTGTGGTTGAGTGGTAGCGGTATCTAGGTTGTCGCcgaaccgtgaggtacatggacgccgcgggtcctccatgggttgtgctgatgaaaatcctccgtgggcaaagatccggagtctTGTCCGTCTATTGGGCTAGGATCCGAAACGAGTGGtatatggacttcgcgagtccacatgggctgtgctaccgagacgtcaataCTTTCGTCCGGAGCACATGTGTGCACAACATTGCATTACATttcatatacatttcatacatttattgCATCACATTGCACTTGGCTTTTGTTGTGATATTCGTGTGATGTACTTGTGTTTATGGATTCGGATTGTGTTATATGgattgtaacgacccatttggtcgttattgtcTTTTTGACACTTTTACCCTTTTTCGAtattggttagctcacttttgacccgaaggGACTGTTGACACGCTTACCGAGGTggctagatttgattcgggtgaccttttgtgaaatatgggcttaaagcgaaaaagaattgactcaaagttgacttttgggtaaacagaccttttttggaaatccgtcgattccgagaggtctggatggccgtttagaacttgtgtgtatatctggttcggtccctaatgcactcggatgcattttgggacttgggttaggaagttggaattgaggtattggggttgactcggtcaatgagacctccggtgggaattctgaggccacgatcGCGTTCGcagcgtgtttttatatgtgtctgtGCATGTGATTTGTGAGCAGATGACCTCGAGAATTAGTCGAAAATTTGAGTTGAAGTGTGAAACTTGGGAAAGTTTCTgatgtctggtgcccgctttggtggCACCAGCACCGCGACAGCGGtacctgatacgctcaaattacactttttaatagcgtaaagcggacgatgtcaaatatagtaacccaacaaggttggggtcgaatctcacagagAATATAGTGTTAAAAGGTTACTAAATAAGTGTTATACTAATCTTGCaatcctggtgtattccagaaaaagggttttatagttgttttgatttgtggactaatttaaagtgactagaaaattaaagttgtaaatatataggtaaaaagaaccaaggttgtgtccccgtcagataaagtgtatgatcatgggtattgatcttgatatacttctaatggatcatttgtatggatgcacttaacctctacatgaatctagactatttcccaataagaaaatattatttctttctatgctttttccaaagataagaaagtatgcatgaagaccGGTTAATTCtgtcaagtaaattcctcttatccctaagtgaatttattaaacaaggtttaaagccttgagttcttgttatttgttcttaccgaACCCTAgtgattttcccaaataaaataaagtttatggcgttagctaatgtttgcaaccactaactatatgatgaaaacgaagaacaaataaaccctaacaatccattatgcgtatatcattcaCAATTCTCAATCACACAACACctatccttgggttcacaaccttagtaaaggtgtttagctactcatggcaacaagaaaacaataaaagattgaagattgcataattgaattttgtattgaacttacgaataaaacttgaaagtaaatgaatgtaattgtctggaaaccTTCAATTGTACTACAACCCAAAAATAATTACTACAAggctaaaactccagatgtctgaaaaataaaacctaaacaggtatttatacaagttaaacttagattaattaatccCAATCCTGTTCCAGGTCGGC from Lycium barbarum isolate Lr01 chromosome 10, ASM1917538v2, whole genome shotgun sequence includes:
- the LOC132615237 gene encoding protein CANDIDATE G-PROTEIN COUPLED RECEPTOR 7-like, which codes for MEDLNYLRCLKLLQVLFIISSFKFSACEIKNTHIVDDSRQIILIERFGFAPDGHVTISLDHVSWRSNEPAAKLYPSSMGFCLVRDVSFPRLLNESMYTENFCVLSSKYVNLVFRFDKLGPDSSFSTSTTIDEPDEYNLIFGNCQKEFLVTMNVHTEMYNVNNNGEKDFLPAGQTPLPKFYFILFIVYFAFLGIWGFICFKQRKIVHNIHLIMAMLLVFKALKMICASEDKMYIRNTGKPHGWDVAFYIFGFLKGVTLFTVIVLIGTGWSFLKPFLHDREKKVLMFVIPLQVFENIASIVITEGGPVEKHWLVWNEMFLLIDVMCCCIVLVPILWSIKSLRKASKNDGKAAENLKKLTLFRHFYVVLIMYLYFTRFGIAMIESVVTYMNEWVNVVAAEGASFMFYMFIFYNFQPIEKNPYLAIHKDDDDEEEQEDDEDEEEEDA